A stretch of Gouania willdenowi chromosome 21, fGouWil2.1, whole genome shotgun sequence DNA encodes these proteins:
- the LOC114455336 gene encoding kelch-like protein 10 isoform X2 — MELIITFAYTNNVTLTNDNVFDLMIAADRYNIRSLVDVCSEFVDNHLSPENCVRVWQVTNTIYSPVLQKRVFIFICDHFEEVVKLEDFLQLQVHELADILECNGLNVQQESTVFESILKWIAHMPNERRDNITTLLSKVRLGLLSPTYLQLTVLTNDVVTANDDSKLMVLDAIKIMSELEENSTPGIYHEIAVPRLPNSILLATGGWTDFNPTDEIMSYDYRTDCWFRGPLSKLMHPVAYHGSAFLNEYLYIVGGRKDTEWLNSVHRFQFFTQTWNEVAPMHQRRCYVSVAVLDECIYAMGGFNGVDRLKTAEVYQPETNQWTFISPMNSVRSDASCTTLRDKIYICGGFTGEHSLHTAECYNPSTNQWTPIAPMSTIRSGPGVVTYMDEVFVVGGFTGTHRLSSAEAYNPVTNTWRNVRKMLTPRSNFGIAVVDKRVFVVGGWCGTLSNRVECYDSTTNSWFQVCELNAPRSALKCPLLSGFPLMDEYSAPCYVLPIDENEEEPISED, encoded by the exons ATGGAGCTGATCATTACCTTTGCATACACCAACAATGTCACTCTGACCAACGACAACGTCTTTGATCTGATGATCGCAGCTGATCGCTACAATATAAGAAGCCTTGTCGACGTCTGCTCTGAATTCGTTGACAATCATCTGAGTCCAGAGAACTGTGTCAGGGTGTGGCAGGTGACAAACACCATTTATTCTCCCGTCCTGCAGAAAAGGGTGTTTATCTTCATCTGTGATCATTTTGAAGAGGTTGTGAAATTAGAAGACTTTCTTCAGCTTCAAGTGCATGAGCTGGCTGACATCCTGGAATGTAATGGACTTAATGTACAGCAGGAGAGCACAGTCTTTGAAAGCATCTTAAAGTGGATCGCCCACATGCCTAATGAACGACGGGACAACATCACTACTCTCTTATCAAAG GTGCGACTGGGACTGTTAAGTCCTACTTACCTCCAGCTCACTGTGTTAACCAATGATGTGGTGACAGCAAACGATGATTCCAAGCTCATGGTCCTTGATGCCATCAAAATCATGAGTGAACTTGAAGAAAACTCTACGCCTGGAATCTACCATGAAATCGCTGTCCCTCGCTTGCCAAACAGCATTCTATTGGCCACTGGAGGATGGACTGATTTCAATCCAACTGATGAAATTATGTCCTATGACTACAGAACTGACTGCTGGTTCAGAGGACCACTGAGCAAATTGATGCATCCTGTAGCTTACCACGGCTCCGCCTTCCTCAATGAATATCTCTACATTGTGGGGGGCAGGAAAGACACAGAGTGGCTCAACAGTGTGCACAGGTTCCAGTTTTTCACACAGACTTGGAATGAGGTGGCACCAATGCACCAGCGACGCTGCTATGTGAGTGTGGCTGTGCTGGACGAGTGCATCTACGCCATGGGAGGCTTTAATGGAGTTGATCGACTAAAAACGGCTGAAGTCTACCAGCCGGAAACCAACCAGTGGACATTCATTTCTCCAATGAATAGTGTTAGGAGTGATGCCAGCTGCACCACGCTGAGAGACAAG ATTTACATTTGTGGTGGTTTCACTGGGGAACATAGCCTGCATACCGCTGAGTGTTATAACCCCAGCACAAACCAGTGGACACCGATTGCCCCCATGAGCACAATTCGTAGTGGACCCGGGGTTGTCACTTATATGGACGAAGTTTTTGTT GTTGGTGGATTCACTGGAACCCACCGTCTGTCTTCTGCTGAGGCTTAcaacccagtgaccaacacatGGCGCAATGTCCGCAAAATGTTGACACCCCGCAGCAACTTTGGCATAGCAGTCGTCGACAagcgtgtctttgttgttggtGGTTGGTGCGGAACTCTGAGCAACCGTGTCGAGTGCTACGACTCCACCACAAACTCCTGGTTCCAGGTGTGCGAGCTGAACGCACCCCGCAGCGCCCTGAAATGTCCTTTGCTGTCTGGATTTCCCCTCATGGATGAGTACTCTGCTCCCTGTTACGTTCTACCCATTGATGAGAATGAAGAGGAGCCCATTTCTGAGGACTAG
- the LOC114455336 gene encoding kelch-like protein 10 isoform X1, translated as MDDTDWSVKRVIFLMSGKTLNEHRLERKLCDAVIKVGDEEFPVHKLIMCACMPYFSALIFDWSEPERRVFVFDEVTPEIMELIITFAYTNNVTLTNDNVFDLMIAADRYNIRSLVDVCSEFVDNHLSPENCVRVWQVTNTIYSPVLQKRVFIFICDHFEEVVKLEDFLQLQVHELADILECNGLNVQQESTVFESILKWIAHMPNERRDNITTLLSKVRLGLLSPTYLQLTVLTNDVVTANDDSKLMVLDAIKIMSELEENSTPGIYHEIAVPRLPNSILLATGGWTDFNPTDEIMSYDYRTDCWFRGPLSKLMHPVAYHGSAFLNEYLYIVGGRKDTEWLNSVHRFQFFTQTWNEVAPMHQRRCYVSVAVLDECIYAMGGFNGVDRLKTAEVYQPETNQWTFISPMNSVRSDASCTTLRDKIYICGGFTGEHSLHTAECYNPSTNQWTPIAPMSTIRSGPGVVTYMDEVFVVGGFTGTHRLSSAEAYNPVTNTWRNVRKMLTPRSNFGIAVVDKRVFVVGGWCGTLSNRVECYDSTTNSWFQVCELNAPRSALKCPLLSGFPLMDEYSAPCYVLPIDENEEEPISED; from the exons ATGGATGATACTGATTGGTCCGTCAAAAGAGTAATTTTCTTGATGTCAGGCAAGACACTCAATGAGCATCGCTTAGAAAGAAAATTGTGTGATGCCGTCATCAAAGTTGGAGATGAGGAGTTTCCGGTGCACAAACTCATCATGTGTGCCTGTATGCCATACTTCAG CGCCCTGATCTTTGACTGGTCAGAACCTGAACGCAGGGTGTTTGTGTTTGATGAGGTAACTCCTGAAATAATGGAGCTGATCATTACCTTTGCATACACCAACAATGTCACTCTGACCAACGACAACGTCTTTGATCTGATGATCGCAGCTGATCGCTACAATATAAGAAGCCTTGTCGACGTCTGCTCTGAATTCGTTGACAATCATCTGAGTCCAGAGAACTGTGTCAGGGTGTGGCAGGTGACAAACACCATTTATTCTCCCGTCCTGCAGAAAAGGGTGTTTATCTTCATCTGTGATCATTTTGAAGAGGTTGTGAAATTAGAAGACTTTCTTCAGCTTCAAGTGCATGAGCTGGCTGACATCCTGGAATGTAATGGACTTAATGTACAGCAGGAGAGCACAGTCTTTGAAAGCATCTTAAAGTGGATCGCCCACATGCCTAATGAACGACGGGACAACATCACTACTCTCTTATCAAAG GTGCGACTGGGACTGTTAAGTCCTACTTACCTCCAGCTCACTGTGTTAACCAATGATGTGGTGACAGCAAACGATGATTCCAAGCTCATGGTCCTTGATGCCATCAAAATCATGAGTGAACTTGAAGAAAACTCTACGCCTGGAATCTACCATGAAATCGCTGTCCCTCGCTTGCCAAACAGCATTCTATTGGCCACTGGAGGATGGACTGATTTCAATCCAACTGATGAAATTATGTCCTATGACTACAGAACTGACTGCTGGTTCAGAGGACCACTGAGCAAATTGATGCATCCTGTAGCTTACCACGGCTCCGCCTTCCTCAATGAATATCTCTACATTGTGGGGGGCAGGAAAGACACAGAGTGGCTCAACAGTGTGCACAGGTTCCAGTTTTTCACACAGACTTGGAATGAGGTGGCACCAATGCACCAGCGACGCTGCTATGTGAGTGTGGCTGTGCTGGACGAGTGCATCTACGCCATGGGAGGCTTTAATGGAGTTGATCGACTAAAAACGGCTGAAGTCTACCAGCCGGAAACCAACCAGTGGACATTCATTTCTCCAATGAATAGTGTTAGGAGTGATGCCAGCTGCACCACGCTGAGAGACAAG ATTTACATTTGTGGTGGTTTCACTGGGGAACATAGCCTGCATACCGCTGAGTGTTATAACCCCAGCACAAACCAGTGGACACCGATTGCCCCCATGAGCACAATTCGTAGTGGACCCGGGGTTGTCACTTATATGGACGAAGTTTTTGTT GTTGGTGGATTCACTGGAACCCACCGTCTGTCTTCTGCTGAGGCTTAcaacccagtgaccaacacatGGCGCAATGTCCGCAAAATGTTGACACCCCGCAGCAACTTTGGCATAGCAGTCGTCGACAagcgtgtctttgttgttggtGGTTGGTGCGGAACTCTGAGCAACCGTGTCGAGTGCTACGACTCCACCACAAACTCCTGGTTCCAGGTGTGCGAGCTGAACGCACCCCGCAGCGCCCTGAAATGTCCTTTGCTGTCTGGATTTCCCCTCATGGATGAGTACTCTGCTCCCTGTTACGTTCTACCCATTGATGAGAATGAAGAGGAGCCCATTTCTGAGGACTAG